ATTGATAGAATAAGCATGCGGCAGTGGCAATCCTATCCGGTGAACCAAGGAGGAGGAGCACATCCCCGGCTTTAATCTGCATGTCCCCGTCCGGATTGGACAATACTTCTGAATCCCTCCGTATTGCCACTACAGTAACCCCGCATTTTCTCCTCAGATCGCTCTGGGCCAGTGTCTTTCCAACCATGGGGGACTTTTCATCTACCCGTAAGGCGCTGACTTCAACACCGGGAATGTGAGGTTTCAGATCGGGAAAAGATGCAGGCTTTCCGGAAAGGCTCCGGAACATCTCATAACCGTCTGAGCGTACCTCAGCGATGAACCTCTCGATCTCATCCCTGGGGACAAGGTATTTTGCCAGGACCCTGGAGAAAATCTCCACTGAGGTCTCGAACTCCTCGGGAACGACCTCGTTGGCTCCCAATTCATAGAGGGGCTTCATCTCCTGAAGATAACGGGTCCGCACGATCAAATGGACGTTCGGATTGAGTCTCCGGACAAGTTCGGTAATCCTGCGGGTTGCAGCAGGGTCGGATATGGCTACTACAACAATCCTTGCATCCTTGATGTCTGCGTACTGAAGTACCGCCTCCTGTGTTGCATCTCCATAATAAATCGGCTCGCCCTTTGCTCTTTCATTCCTTACCACCTCGGGATTCATCTCAATGATAACATAGGGGATGTTTCCCACCCCGGCGGCACGTGCCAGGTTTCTGCCGTTAATACCGAATCCTATGATGACAAGGTGGTCTTTTTTGCCCTCAACCTTTATTCCCTGCATGGGATGCAGGCCGGACTTCAACCGTACAGGCAGAGGCAGCCCGGAGGCAAAATCCGCGACCCGGGGCGCAAAGGCCATAACAAACGGGGTAGCGGCCATGGTCAATACAGAGACAGACAGAAACATCTGGTAAATATCCCCCTGAAGCAACCCATGTTCAACGCCGGTTTTAGACAAAATAAAAGAAAACTCACCCACCTGGCTGAGCGCAAATCCAACCAGGATCGCGGTACGTACAGGAAAACCGAGCAGGGTTACCGAGAGGCCTGCCAATACGGCTTTTAATGCCAGGACACCCACTGTGATTAACACAATGAGGACGGGATGCTCAAAAAGAAAACCGCCGTCGAACAACATGCCTATCGAGACAAAAAAGAAACTTGTGAAGACATCACGAAAGGGCGAGATATTGCCGAGCGCCTGATGACCGTATTCAGATTCGGATATAACCAGACCAGCTAAAAATGCGCCTAAGGCAAGGGAGAGCCCTGCGCTTGAAGTCATCCACGCAACAGCGAGGCATATTAAAAAAACGCTCAAAAGAAAGAGTTCCCGGCTGCGAGTCCTTGCCACCTGGTACAGCACCCAGGGCACAATCCATTTAGCGCTGACAATCACCAGCAGTATGATACCGATTCCTTTGGCCAAAAGGATGAGGAGGGATCCGCCTAAATTCGCTGTCTCTCCGGCCAGAAGTGGCGTGAGCAATATCATCGGGACGATAATGACATCCTGAAAGATCAGGATGGCCAGGGATGTCCGTCCGTGGGGGGTGTCGACTTCCGCCCTTTCCTGGATGAGTCTGAGCACAATAGCCGTGCTGCTGAGGGATATAAGAAACCCTATAAAGATAGATTTGCCAAGGGGCTGACCGAATTGTCCTGCTATGAGGGAAGCAGTCAGGATGGTCAGTAAAACCTGAAGTGAGCCGCCCATTAGGACGGATTTCCTTATTTGCAGCAGGCTCTTAAGGGAGAACTCGATCCCGATAGCGAAAAGCAACAGCACAACCCCGACCTCAGCCAGTGCCTGGACTTCATGTACCGACTTTACCAGCCCCAGCCCATGCGGCCCTGCCAATACACCGGTCAGGATGAATCCTACAATAGACGGCACACTTAGCCGGCTGCATAGAAACAGTACTGCTATGGATAATGCAAATATAACAACAATGTCATTTAAAAGTGGTATTTCCATATCTTAAATTCTAATGGACTCGTAAAAAGTCCATTACACCGCTTTAGGATGGCTAAGTAGAATCATCCTAAACTCGAACAGTCGTCATTTTTTCATTCCCCGAAAGCGTTCGGGGGATCGTTCAAAGTGCAGAGCACAGAGCGCATAGGGCATAGCATTTGTTCTTCTGTCATTCCGGCTTGTCCGGAATCTGTCTTTAAAAGGATTCCAGGCTTCCGAATGCGTTCGGGGTTGCGTGAATGACAAATAACCGCGGTTTATACACAGACTCTGAATAAAAACCTGTATAAATCACTCGCCTATGTCCCGGACCTTCTTTTAAATAATTTTTCACACTCTACTACAAAGAATACCACAGAAGACAATGCAAGGGTAATAGCCAGCTCACCTGCAGACAGGGGTACCGTCCTGAATACCGGATTCAGGAAAGGGATATAAATAACGCCCATCTGTAAGCCAAAGCTTACCAATACCGCACCAAGCAGGGGCTTGTTTGAGAAGAGTCCTACCTTGAATAATGATTCCCTCTCCGACCTTATGGCAAGCACGTGAAAGAGCTGGGACAGGCACAATACCGTAAAGACCATGGTCTGCCAGTGTGCGGATTCCGTCCTTATAGACCATGTCTGCACAGCAAGGACAATACCTGCCATCAGTATCCCCACCCAGATGGCATGAAGGCCAAGACCGTGGGCGAATATACTCTCTCCGGGATGGCGCGGCGGCCTCTTCATGACATCACCCTCCTCCGGTTCAACGGAAAGGGTAAGCGCCGGCAGACCATCGGTCATGAGATTAATCCAGAGGATATGGATGGGCAGCAGGGGAATGGGGAGTCCGAAAAAAGGTGCAAGGAAGAGCGTCCATATCTCGGCCGAGTTCGTGGTCAACATGTACTTTATGAATTTCCTTATATTGTCATATATCTTCCGGCCTTCCTTTACGGCCTTTACAATCGTTGCGAAATTGTCGTCGAGGAGTATCATTGAGGACGCCTCTTTGGAGACATCCGTGCCCGTTATCCCCATGGCAATCCCTATGTCGGCCCGCTTTAAGGAT
This window of the bacterium BMS3Abin08 genome carries:
- the ybaL gene encoding inner membrane protein YbaL, yielding MEIPLLNDIVVIFALSIAVLFLCSRLSVPSIVGFILTGVLAGPHGLGLVKSVHEVQALAEVGVVLLLFAIGIEFSLKSLLQIRKSVLMGGSLQVLLTILTASLIAGQFGQPLGKSIFIGFLISLSSTAIVLRLIQERAEVDTPHGRTSLAILIFQDVIIVPMILLTPLLAGETANLGGSLLILLAKGIGIILLVIVSAKWIVPWVLYQVARTRSRELFLLSVFLICLAVAWMTSSAGLSLALGAFLAGLVISESEYGHQALGNISPFRDVFTSFFFVSIGMLFDGGFLFEHPVLIVLITVGVLALKAVLAGLSVTLLGFPVRTAILVGFALSQVGEFSFILSKTGVEHGLLQGDIYQMFLSVSVLTMAATPFVMAFAPRVADFASGLPLPVRLKSGLHPMQGIKVEGKKDHLVIIGFGINGRNLARAAGVGNIPYVIIEMNPEVVRNERAKGEPIYYGDATQEAVLQYADIKDARIVVVAISDPAATRRITELVRRLNPNVHLIVRTRYLQEMKPLYELGANEVVPEEFETSVEIFSRVLAKYLVPRDEIERFIAEVRSDGYEMFRSLSGKPASFPDLKPHIPGVEVSALRVDEKSPMVGKTLAQSDLRRKCGVTVVAIRRDSEVLSNPDGDMQIKAGDVLLLLGSPDRIATAACLFYQ